From one Sardina pilchardus chromosome 6, fSarPil1.1, whole genome shotgun sequence genomic stretch:
- the LOC134083433 gene encoding fucolectin-2-like, which produces TAKNLALYGKATQSDLNDSEWSGHSNPHNAIDGNRDPHFHHGSCTATDLQTNPWWRVDLLNPYIITSVIITNRGDGYSERLNGAEIHIGNSLLDNGNNNPVAGVISSIPAGRSLRFTWNNGIQGRYLNVFLPGTNKLLTLCEVEVYGYPAPNGENVALKGKATQSDLAESGFANNAIDGNRDSIYAHGSCTHTEAHLNPWWRVDLLQNHKVFSVVITNTVDSVPSRLNGAEIRIGTSLENNGINNPRCAVISSIPAGFSETFECHGMEGRYVTVVIPGRVEYLTLCEVEVYGSPLD; this is translated from the exons ACAGCTAAAAATTTGGCATTGTATGGAAAGGCCACACAATCAGACCTAAATGATAGCGAATGGTCAGGGCACAGTAATCCCCACAATGCCATAGATGGAAATCGTGACCCACATTTTCATCATGGATCCTGCACCGCCACTGATTTACAAACAAATCCCTGGTGGAGGGTTGATCTTCTGAATCCATACATCATCACCTCCGTCATCATCACCAACAGAGGAGACGGCTACTCTGAGAGACTCAATGGAGCTGAGATTCATATTGGCAACTCCCTGCTGGACAATGGCAACAACAATCCAGT GGCTGGGGTCATATCCTCCATCCCAGCAGGCAGATCTCTCAGATTCACATGGAATAATGGGATACAGGGACGCTATCTTAATGTTTTTCTGCCTGGAACCAACAAGCTTTTGACACTTTGTGAGGTTGAGGTGTATGGATATCCAGCTCCAAATG GTGAGAATGTGGCTTTAAAAGGGAAAGCAACACAGTCAGACCTTGCTGAAAGTGGCTTTGCAAACAATGCCATCGATGGGAATCGTGACAGCATTTATGCTCATGGTTCCTGTACTCACACAGAAGCTCATCTCAACCCCTGGTGGAGAGTGGATTTGCTCCAAAATCATAAAGTCTTCTCTGTGGTAATCACCAACACGGTGGATAGCGTTCCCAGCAGACTGAATGGGGCTGAAATACGAATAGGAACTTCTTTGGAGAACAATGGTATCAACAACCCCAG GTGTGCAGTGATCTCCTCCATTCCTGCTGGGTTCTCTGAGACCTTTGAGTGTCATGGGATGGAGGGACGCTATGTTACCGTGGTGATTCCTGGACGTGTAGAGTATCTGACACTCTGTGAAGTGGAGGTGTACGGATCACCACTGGACTAA